The DNA sequence CCGTGTAACAAACACCACCAATGTTTACGATTTCAGATAAAACGGCTCTAAAAGTTCTAATGAGAATGGAGTTAGTCCAAGTACATTTTTTGTTATTACAGAATTTTCTACTTTGTATTGAATATTAACTACAACTTTAGTTAGGAGCTCGACAGTTTTGACTCTCGTATCTTTGCAATTTTTAGTTTGGTCTATCACTCTAGCGTATAAGTTTTATCCTACTTAACAATGATTGTAATGACATTTTTGGATCAGGTCTTCGTCCTCAAACTTAACAGACCTCTCCAACAATCAACATACATAATATTTTGATGTAATATTGTACTGACCAGATTTTtcgtaattccaaaataatgaTAAATTTTATATCAACGAAAACGGCGTCGCATGGGAGAACCGTGCCAGTATAATACAGTCCGAACCACGAAGCTCATACGAACACCAAAATTTTAGAGAGACGAGACGGCGAGAGCGATGGCCGAAGAAGAGCATGAGGTGTACGGAGCAGAAATTCCATACGAGGCGGAGATGGACGGCAACTTCGACCCCCATCCCGACGACGATGACATGTCCACCGCCGTCAAGGTTCTCATCAAATCCCTAACAATATTTCTTTTTTAGTACAACGGCGGGCATAACCCTAATCTgaagagaaaccctagcagaatttttttttttttttacaagaaGCATAAGTATTGAATTGAATCAATTTGCTGATGTTTTGTATTGCGCTTGAAGGAGGAGGAAGCTTCGGCTCTCCACGGGATGCAGGCCAATGGGGCGAAGGAGATGGGTGCTGCGCTAGGTTGTTCATCTTTATTTCTCTGTTCTTGGTTTTGTGTTAAGAGTTTTTGTTAATCTTGATGTTCTAGCAGAGCTGTTAATTGTTAACATCGAGTACATTCGTGCTTTTATGGAAGATTTTATTTCAATCTGTTGTTATTTCTCTGGTTTTGATAACTTTAAACATGATATTGGTGATTTGCTTTGATTGCCTTCTCCGCTATTAGGCTTTTAGGGAAGATATATGTCCTGTCATAAGCTCTGGTTTTCTAATGTTTATTGAGATTTTAGTGGATATCATGCAATTTGTATTGTAGCTTCAGATCAGTATgcactttcttttgtttttcttatacTGTGATAGTGTATCTGTTAAAATGTTCTCAAAACTCTCGTGTCCCGAGGACTATAAAATATCCTGTTTCTTATATTCTTTCAATGTTGACTGTGTTTGTTTTCTGGTCTTATGTTTAAGCTCGTATATATGCGGCTGATTTTATTGCCTTGCACAGATCCTGCTACTGCAGCTGATTCTCAGGCAAACAAGGAAGCGGCTGATGAATGTTCTGTTTTTGTTGGCAATGTGAGTACCAGAATCTTGAAATCTCCTAGTCCACTTCCCTCTTTTAGACTTTAATTTATTATTCTTGACAATGTGGATGTTACAATAATATGGAGCTCACTTCTACTATATCTGCTTACTTTATGTTAATAATAAGCAGCTTAATTACAAACACAGATCTTAATTTTGGTGCTGCTTTCTTTTAAAGCTTGTAGATCTTGGATTGCTTAAATATCACTACTAGTCACACCTTCTAGTTTGTAAATTATCTATGCCTCACCATTTGGGtaaaaagaatgtaaattgATTTCAAAGCATCAGAAAAACTACGCCTCCATTGTTTTCTATTACAAACCATAATCATCTGCTATTTTGGTACTCTGGTTTTTGCTAGTCCTTGCAATTTGGTTCCTCTCTAATGTTTTTCCTTTCCAAAACTTCTGGAATAGGATTTAAAAGGTTTTGACCCCTGTTAAGTACCTCAACTGTACAAACTCACTTAAGTTATATGCATACTTAACACTTGTGTGGATGCATGTCATATGCACCTTGAGAGTCTTGGTTTGACTTTATGTCGTACAATGATCGCAGGCTGATTGTTACTCCCCAACGTCTCTGTATATAGGTGCTGGAAATGTTACAATGTAGATTGAGGGTGGTCAATGTAGTGTGATGTATCATTAGCTGTCACTAGAGACAGAATAATGTGTTTGTgtgctcaaaaaaaaaaaaaaaaagttgaaaggttgaaggaaaaaaaaatctcacatatcaaaagaaaagaaaacgaattgaaaaaaaaagaaaagaagaaggtaCTTTCAATAGATGAGATGATTtatttaggaaaaaaaagaagcggAGTGAATTTCACAGTAGATATTCGAAGAGAAGGATGGAGAAGGAGGAGGTAGGATGTGAGTTATGAGGCTTCATCTTCAATACAGGAGAGGGCTGCAAATGCCTTTGAAGAGGAAAGGAAAGATGGGTTTACGACTGTAGTTGCAGGGCTTCTCTGCTGCTGGATGCTGTTGTTTGGTGCCTATGTAGCAAATGCGGTGAGGGATACATGATACTGCTTTCCTATGGCTTAAGTTCTCTTATTTATTGGTGTTCACCCTAGTTAAGAATTTTTTTGATTTGCTTGAGTGTGGCTTTAATCTCATGTTATTTTTGTGAATTCTGTTGGCCTTTTGCaagacttttgtttttgtttttttttcaggtCTCACTAAGATAATTTAATTTGTTAAGGGAATGCCTCTTCTTTTTGGATTGATCAGTGCcaatatttaattttatttgtatcCTTCTTATGGTGCTTGGTATGTGTGTGCGCACTTGTATGTTGTCTACTCTGAGACTTTGGTGGAGAATTTTATTCAAACATTGCAGTCTGTTATAGACTAACAGCATTTTTAGTTGAATCAATAAGAACTattgaaaaaataattataataacAGTGAGAATGTACCGCAGACAGACCAAACATCCCTAGTGTCTTTGCTGCCTAAATGGACTAAATCATTGAATGGTGACTTATCACTAGACCAAATTGAACGATGTGGATCATAATGTGACAATAAGTGAATGAGGGTGGTGGGGCTGTCAAGAATAGATGGTGATGTTGTATTAGTAGTAGAATGCCCATGATATGAGTAGGTTATCACAAGCCGAAAAGGCAAATGAATTTTGAAAAAGgttctctttttctttacaTCAGTATGTATGTGTGACTGTGCATTAGTGTTTTGGTTCTCCCATGAATGTTCAAGATAAAAGAACTTTTTCCTAGCTTGATTGACACATGTTTATGTTGGTTTTTACCTACTTCAACCAAGCACTACAAGAAACAGTTTTTGATGCTGTCCCAAACTCAACCTAAATATGATctgattttctttttaagaaTGCACTTCCACTTCCACATGTTGTGGTGTATGTTGTCTCTTCCACTGACTCAGCTTTGGCTTCAAAAACTGGATGAAATCATGTTTTTCAGGTTGATTATGCATGCACACCTGAAGAAGTACAGCAGCATTTCGAATCATGTGGCACAGTTAACAGAGTGACTATACTGACAGATAAATTTGGCCAACCAAAGGGTTTTGCCTATGTGGAATTCCTTGAAACAGAAGCTGTTCAAAAGGCTCTTCTTCTGAATGAATCTGAGTTGCATGGTCGGCAATTGAAGGTAATCCTCTCTAttactctctgttttttttttccttctctttgtgAGAGATACTACTGGAAAGTAAGAAGAAATAAGTAACTAGTTAGATTATTGGTCTTGGATATTGCTATCTGTTATTTCATTATCGTAATTGTTTATTAATTGTGTAATATGTCTTTAGGTTTTGCCTAAAAGGACCAATGTTCCTGGATATAAGCAATTCCGCCCTAGACGTTTCAATCCGTATATGGGTTACTGCATCAGGAGGCCTTATGTACCTCCTTACTTCTATTCGCCCTATGGATATGAGTATGGTGCTCTTACTTTCATTGCTTTCTATTCGTCAAGTGATATTTTTGATGCATATTATCATTTTTTCCCTTTCAAATATGCTGCAGGAAAGTTCCCAGGTTCAGAAGGCCAGCACGATACATGCCCTACTAGTAGAAGACTTTTCATCTGACTGATGGCCTGATGGGTACATCATCCAATATAACTATATAAGACCATTATATTCAGTTGAATGGTTGTTTTTGCTTCACCTGGTAGTTCTAGACAGAAATTATTGTGGAAGTAGTGCAACTATAACCGTACTTACTGTTGTTCAACAATGTGATTGTGGATTATACTCTCGTGTTCAATGTGAACTAGCTAATGGTTTCCTTGTGGACATATTGTAGTATATTacattctgttttgttttgttgatttTATGCCCTGCTATGCGTGTGCGAACCTTTGCTATggatattcttttttcttttttctcttttggttaTCATATTGCATTCTTTAGAGGCAGTGATAACAAAATGGAAGTAGGGGAGAAAAGGTACAGAACAGCAGAAGTAGAAGTAGCTCTGCCTCTCCGTGAGTGTCACTTTTAAGGCCAACTTCGGTCGCACTTCATAGGGTCTTCGGTGTTTCAACAGAAAATTTTGTTGTAGTACCAGGGAGACATTCTAATGATTCCTCCCTTACGCAATTACAGTATTTGTGAACTGGTTCAGAATCCACCTCCTACCCTTTTTCATATGCCGCAGGCTGATGCAGTTTCAGCTCCCCCAAGCTCATTTGTTCATGTCGCTTTTcctagtttttgttttctttgttttggttctatttttccttttcttttcttttttaagtaaaaacaaaaaattttaaaaaaaatccgTCCAGTATTTTGGAGATCTCTACACCCATTTTTACCCTTCCCTTTTTTGTTGCCCCTCATTTATTCTGGCTTTTTCTCCCTTCAAAAGTTTCTGCATCATATGCATTCGGGGATGATGAATCTTCTATTCTTTCTGTGGTCAAAACTGAGCtaccacttggtttggtaattaccaaaccaaccGAATACCAACTGATgttttaagtttggtaaaccgactttttggtaaccgagaccaaTAAAACCGAAAtagaaaattaccgaaaaagttggtttggttttagtaaataccgaatctaccgattatctaaatattagatttatatactacagttttcaatacacatatatgtatattaagaaataaacataaatttttttataatagTAGGAACATTACTACAtgtactacattaatagtatatgtattttaagtaacctagttaacgatggttaaataacatagttttattgaaaattgctaaaacttgatgtcatatatacaaaagaaagctataattagtagatgaatacaaagtttatgactctaaaattcaaaaacctagttttgttcattctaatttatattataaagaattagttgttctaaagttggtaataccgaaaaccgaaatacagaatttggtagatataattaacaaccgaaaattttggttggtaattagtaactcagttttgaaaccgaaagctttggttttgaagttggtaatacctataaccgattcgaaccgaccgagtgacagccctagtcAAAACTAAAGAAGTTTGCAAGAGGAGTTCATTCCATGGAAGAACCTTGGCCACTGAGGCAATGTGTTTTGCGTTAGGAAATGAGATGACAGCCAGTcaaaaaaatccaaactttCTAATCATCCTTGCTACATTGACTGAAAAGAACACTAGCAGAGCTATGACacacaaaaaaagaagacaCTTTTCTATAATTTGATAAAAAATTATCGGACAAATTGCCCCCATGTTACACAGACAGATACTTCATCTTAGAATACAAGTCCACAATGTAGTTCCCATTATCGGTCGCAAAAGGCTCGACCACTTCCCTCACAAGATTTAAGCAGTCCCCAAAACAAGTCCTGCAGCATATAAGCGGTAATTCCGACCATGTTTAGCTTCCCCAATTGCAGAGCTCGACGAAACATTCACGGCGTGCTCGACTCCGTTGGAGCCATCAAACATAACAGCCGGTCTCGAAAACCCAAATTTTCTAATCATCCTCGCTACATTGACTTGAAAGACAATATCAAGCCACTAGCTATGACAAtttgttcaaagaaaaaaaatttacacttATACGTTTAGTccacaatttaaaaaaaaaaaaaaggaaaaaaaaaaaaagtaatattgataatttgatatCAACTCAAAACGACGCCGTACAGCTGACCGTTTGCAATTTAGTCGAGTGGCGACAAACCAAAAGTACAGGGAGACAAACCGCGAGGTTGAGAGAGCAATGGACGAAGAGGAACATGAGGTGTACGGAGCAGACATCCCAGACGAGACAGAAATGGAGGGCGACTTGGACTCCCATCACGCCGACGTTGACATGTCCACCGCCGACGACGACGCCGCCGTCAAGGTTCTCATCAAATCCCTAGcattttcctataatttttttattttttattttttaacactCACCCCCAAACTGAACCgaaaccctagcagaaattGTTTTAGCACAAATTGAATGGATGTTATGTTGTAGGAGctggatgagatgaagaagcgcttgaaggagatggaggaggaAGCTGCTGCCCTCCGTGAGATGCAGGCCAAGGTTGAGAAGGAAATGGGTGCTGCccaaggtctctctctctctctatttcttaTTCGCTTCTTGTTAGGGTTTTATAGGTTCCGAAAATTTTAGTAGAGAGCTGTTAAATTTTCTACCAGTTGTTTTATTCTGATCATTGAATTGTTTCTTTGGTTATGTGTACtttaattttcatttagagGTTGGGCTCGGGATCGAAGCTCTCCTGTGCTACATTGGCAAATCGATATAAATGTTTCCGATGAGCATTTGTTTGAATCTCTGTTGTTTCTGTTTCATTTGAGCGTTACATTGTTTCTTTGGTTTTGATAACTTCAAACGTGACGTTGATAATTTTGCTTTGGTTGTTGCCTCGGTGTTTGGGATCAGGATAGAGATCTCTCTTGTTCTGTGCTCTGGTGTTTTTAGGTTTACTCAAAAGTTTAGTGCATATTATGACATCATGCAATCTGAAATTGTAGCTTAAGAAGCTCATTATGCACTCGCCTGTTTTTCTTAAACTGTGATGGTATTCTTTTCAATATTTATGAAACTCTTGCATCATATATTACTGCgatattttatttgtttgtttattggtttAGTGTTTAACCTCATTCATATATGTGACTGATTTTTAATGTTTTGCACAGACCCTGCCGCTGCAGCTGTTTCTCAGGCACACAAAGAAGAGGCTGATGCACGTTCTGTTTTCGTTGGCAATGTAAGTTTGAAATCCCTTAGTCCACTTCACTCATTTAGACTTCACTTTATTAGTATAGTATCAAACAAAATAACAGTATTTTATGTGATTGGACCAAAAAAATTTATATCAATGTGAAGTATTGAAATTATTGTTGTAAGAAAATCTGAATTTCTAAGCTCCAACTGTGCCTTAATTGAacgtaatttttttattatggtTTGGTTTTCATGTAATGCCTAGCAAATGAAACTATACTAGTAGCTTATAGATATCTTCAGGTGGATGCTACAATAATATCAGGCTAACCTTGACTATATCTGCTTACTTTATGTCAATATAAGAATTTATTAGTGATAAGCAGCTTACTAGATCTAATGTTGATCCTACTCTCCTTTAAAGCTTGTGGATCTTGGATGTTGGAACTTCACTACTAGTGACACCTTCTAGTTTGCAAATTATCTATGCCTCAccattttggttaaaaaaaaaaaaaaaagatttcaaaGCATCTGATAAACTATGCCTACAAACCATAATTACCTGCCGGTACTCTGGTTTTTGGTATTCCTTGCAATTCGGTTCTTCTCTCTtatgcttttctttttccaaaactTTTGGAAAAGGATTTAAAAGGTTTTGACCCTTGTTAACTACATCAACTGTAGAACTCACTTAAGTTATACGTTTGCTATTACACTTGTGTGGATGCGTATC is a window from the Rosa chinensis cultivar Old Blush chromosome 2, RchiOBHm-V2, whole genome shotgun sequence genome containing:
- the LOC112189363 gene encoding polyadenylate-binding protein 2 isoform X1; the protein is MAEEEHEVYGAEIPYEAEMDGNFDPHPDDDDMSTAVKEEEASALHGMQANGAKEMGAALDPATAADSQANKEAADECSVFVGNVDYACTPEEVQQHFESCGTVNRVTILTDKFGQPKGFAYVEFLETEAVQKALLLNESELHGRQLKVLPKRTNVPGYKQFRPRRFNPYMGYCIRRPYVPPYFYSPYGYEKVPRFRRPARYMPY
- the LOC112189363 gene encoding polyadenylate-binding protein 3 isoform X2 encodes the protein MLLFGAYVANAVDYACTPEEVQQHFESCGTVNRVTILTDKFGQPKGFAYVEFLETEAVQKALLLNESELHGRQLKVLPKRTNVPGYKQFRPRRFNPYMGYCIRRPYVPPYFYSPYGYEKVPRFRRPARYMPY